The Paenibacillus uliginis N3/975 genome has a window encoding:
- the mgtE gene encoding magnesium transporter: protein MNSKYIRKNDEITNRLRVSLASNEIQKFILTFLSLHVSDQATFFLELNERKRETVLKSLKPSEFAGIFQELSLDDRRLIVAYLDSKYVTEMLNFMVSIEAAAFVRSLSRRKAASLLNAMQPEARTKVERILKYPVDSSGALIHTEFQTVDKADTVEAVLNRLRLSSEDNYYFLYVTNQDLRLIGVVLIHQLLRARSDSKMEMLMNTNIISIHDHADQTNAADLIKKYDLHELPVTDQDGIMIGIIKVDDVLDLLEERMTQRIQNIAALKSGLSFSSSTFRLVTQRLPWLIGLTVLGFLMTKIMAPFIASLEHFTTLALFIPVILAMSGNGGIQSLSVVIRRMSVSPVRGKDSWYLLGKEAGIGVLTGFVCGVFATVLSILLLDSSLMFSTIVGLALFISVLFGTITGAILPLIVKHLNIDPAIASGPVVTTLTDVVALLIYYSVSTLLIPFATS, encoded by the coding sequence ATGAATTCCAAATACATAAGAAAGAATGATGAAATTACGAATCGACTTCGAGTGTCTCTAGCATCCAACGAAATTCAGAAATTCATTTTAACTTTTCTAAGTCTACATGTATCAGACCAAGCAACATTCTTTTTAGAACTGAATGAAAGGAAGCGCGAAACGGTTCTTAAGTCTCTAAAACCGAGTGAGTTTGCCGGCATATTTCAGGAACTGAGTTTGGACGATCGAAGGCTTATAGTAGCGTATCTTGACTCTAAATATGTTACGGAAATGCTGAACTTTATGGTCTCGATCGAAGCAGCGGCTTTCGTAAGATCCCTTTCGCGGCGTAAAGCCGCTTCACTATTGAATGCTATGCAGCCTGAAGCTAGAACAAAGGTGGAGCGGATCTTGAAGTACCCAGTAGACTCTTCGGGTGCACTTATTCATACGGAGTTTCAAACCGTAGATAAAGCGGATACTGTTGAGGCGGTACTGAATCGGTTGCGTCTATCGAGCGAGGACAATTATTATTTTCTGTATGTTACCAATCAGGACCTTCGTTTGATCGGTGTAGTATTGATACATCAACTATTGCGAGCCCGATCAGACAGCAAGATGGAAATGCTCATGAACACGAATATCATCTCTATTCACGATCATGCTGATCAAACCAACGCAGCAGACTTGATCAAAAAGTATGATCTTCATGAGCTCCCTGTTACGGACCAAGACGGAATCATGATTGGAATCATTAAGGTTGATGATGTTCTCGATTTGCTGGAAGAGCGGATGACGCAGAGAATTCAGAATATTGCCGCGTTAAAAAGTGGATTGTCGTTTTCTTCAAGTACATTTAGATTAGTAACCCAAAGATTGCCTTGGCTTATTGGACTTACGGTGCTGGGTTTTCTGATGACTAAAATCATGGCTCCTTTTATTGCCTCACTGGAACATTTTACGACGCTAGCACTATTTATCCCGGTAATACTAGCAATGTCGGGTAACGGCGGAATTCAATCCTTATCTGTTGTCATTAGAAGAATGAGTGTGAGCCCAGTGAGAGGTAAGGACAGTTGGTATTTACTTGGAAAAGAAGCGGGCATCGGTGTGCTGACGGGGTTCGTTTGTGGGGTCTTCGCAACCGTGCTGTCAATCCTATTATTGGATTCGTCGCTGATGTTTAGCACGATCGTCGGTTTGGCACTATTTATATCTGTTCTGTTCGGAACAATAACCGGAGCAATACTCCCCTTAATCGTTAAACATCTGAATATAGACCCTGCAATTGCTTCTGGACCAGTGGTAACAACTTTAACTGACGTAGTGGCATTATTAATTTATTACAGTGTTTCTACTCTTCTTATACCATTTGCAACATCTTAA
- a CDS encoding sigma-70 family RNA polymerase sigma factor, translated as MNVIIRTVRKAQRGNDKAFLKLFQQYEEDLYRIAYVYVKNKDDALDVVQETAYLSFKKINTLKNPEYFKTWLTKIAISCSIDLLRKRKKVIHLKPGYEEFVGSDDEDVPLSLSLQGLVDTLNEDEKSIVLLRFYYDHTFREISEILEIPLGTAKSVLYRALDKLRKQVKEAGMYE; from the coding sequence GTGAATGTTATCATTCGGACAGTCAGAAAGGCACAAAGGGGAAACGATAAAGCATTCTTAAAACTATTCCAACAATATGAGGAAGATTTATATCGTATCGCTTATGTGTATGTCAAAAACAAAGACGATGCGTTGGATGTGGTTCAAGAAACAGCTTACCTGTCGTTTAAAAAGATCAATACATTGAAGAATCCAGAGTATTTCAAAACATGGTTAACGAAAATTGCTATTAGTTGTTCGATCGATCTTCTTCGAAAACGCAAGAAGGTAATTCATTTAAAGCCAGGATATGAAGAATTTGTAGGTTCGGATGATGAAGATGTTCCACTCTCGTTATCACTTCAAGGATTAGTAGATACGTTAAATGAAGATGAAAAAAGTATTGTTCTTCTAAGGTTTTATTATGATCATACCTTCAGGGAAATTTCAGAGATATTAGAAATTCCCTTAGGAACAGCAAAATCCGTATTATATCGTGCATTAGATAAACTACGTAAACAAGTGAAGGAGGCGGGTATGTATGAGTAA
- the pepF gene encoding oligoendopeptidase F, with translation MSKILTRAEVDTESTWNLNDIFETKEAWEEELNAVQKDISSVTKYEGRLREGADTLLACLNAQEELQGRINRVGAYAYLHQSGDSISPENQMNAAKARDLSSLVSSALTFIKSEIIALPDGTINQYIKEQPELQVFERSLGLLLQTKPHRLTAETEKVLASFGEVLGAPYRIYERSKLADMTFPSTENGRGEEVPVSFALYENKYVESSDTELRRNSFKAFSETLYKYRNTFAEAYGTEVKRQVIESRLRGYDSVTDMLLTPQQVSTEMYNNILDILQEELAPHMRKYAALKKRVLHLDEMTFADLKAPLDPDFSPGISFQEAGDLIKEALTILGPEYGEIVSDAFNNRWVDYADNAGKRTGAFCMSIPGVHSYILISWADSMRGAFTLAHEVGHAGHLMLASKYQRLTNSRPSLYFIEAPSTMNELLLVDHLLARSNDPRMRRWVISQLLGTYFHNFVTHLLEGELQRRVYDLAMKNVPITAVKLCELKGDILSSFWGEDVVIDEDAKLTWMRQPHYYMSLYPYTYAAGLTASTAVAQLIKEEGQPAVDRWLEVLKAGGSMSPLELMKLAGVDMSKPDPIRSAAAYVGSLIDELESLY, from the coding sequence ATGTCGAAAATTTTAACCCGAGCAGAAGTGGATACGGAATCAACATGGAATTTGAATGATATCTTTGAAACAAAAGAGGCATGGGAAGAAGAATTAAACGCTGTTCAGAAGGACATCTCCTCTGTTACGAAATATGAAGGAAGACTCAGAGAAGGAGCAGATACACTGCTAGCCTGTCTTAATGCACAGGAAGAGCTGCAAGGCAGAATCAACCGTGTAGGAGCCTATGCTTATCTGCATCAATCTGGAGACAGCATCAGTCCTGAGAATCAGATGAACGCTGCGAAAGCGCGCGATCTTTCTTCACTAGTCAGTTCAGCTCTTACCTTTATCAAATCCGAGATTATCGCGCTTCCAGACGGAACGATTAACCAGTACATAAAAGAACAGCCCGAACTTCAGGTGTTCGAACGCAGTCTCGGATTGCTTTTGCAAACCAAGCCGCACAGATTGACAGCAGAGACGGAAAAGGTTCTTGCTTCTTTTGGTGAAGTATTAGGGGCGCCTTACCGCATCTATGAGCGCAGCAAGCTGGCAGATATGACATTCCCGTCTACAGAGAACGGCCGAGGGGAAGAAGTGCCGGTTTCGTTTGCACTTTATGAGAACAAGTACGTTGAATCTTCGGACACTGAGCTGCGCCGTAATTCGTTTAAAGCCTTTAGCGAAACACTGTACAAATACCGCAATACGTTTGCTGAAGCCTACGGTACCGAAGTGAAGCGACAAGTGATTGAATCGCGTCTGCGCGGATATGACTCCGTTACGGATATGCTCTTGACGCCGCAGCAAGTCTCAACGGAAATGTATAACAACATTTTGGATATTCTGCAGGAAGAGCTTGCGCCTCATATGCGAAAATATGCCGCACTCAAGAAACGGGTGCTCCATTTAGACGAGATGACGTTTGCAGATCTGAAAGCTCCGCTTGATCCTGATTTCAGTCCTGGCATTTCTTTTCAGGAAGCAGGAGATCTAATCAAGGAAGCCTTAACCATCCTTGGTCCGGAATACGGGGAGATCGTATCGGATGCCTTTAATAATCGTTGGGTGGATTACGCGGATAACGCAGGGAAGAGAACGGGTGCGTTCTGCATGTCGATTCCTGGAGTCCATTCCTATATTTTGATTAGCTGGGCTGATAGCATGAGAGGTGCCTTTACGCTGGCCCATGAAGTGGGACATGCCGGTCATCTAATGCTGGCGAGCAAATATCAGCGTTTGACGAACTCTAGACCTTCGCTGTATTTCATTGAAGCTCCTTCAACGATGAACGAACTCCTGCTGGTGGATCATTTGCTGGCACGTTCTAACGATCCGAGAATGCGCCGCTGGGTTATTTCCCAGTTGCTCGGCACCTATTTCCACAACTTTGTAACCCATTTGCTTGAAGGAGAGCTTCAGCGCCGGGTCTACGATCTTGCTATGAAAAATGTACCGATTACTGCCGTGAAATTGTGTGAGTTGAAGGGAGATATCCTGTCTTCGTTCTGGGGAGAGGATGTGGTTATCGATGAGGATGCCAAGTTAACCTGGATGCGTCAACCGCATTACTATATGAGTTTGTACCCTTATACTTATGCAGCTGGTCTAACCGCTTCAACGGCTGTAGCACAGCTCATAAAAGAGGAAGGACAGCCTGCCGTGGATCGCTGGCTCGAGGTGTTAAAAGCCGGAGGATCTATGAGCCCGCTCGAACTGATGAAACTGGCAGGTGTGGACATGTCGAAGCCTGATCCAATTCGTAGCGCTGCAGCCTACGTAGGATCACTTATTGATGAGCTGGAGAGTTTGTATTAA
- a CDS encoding PLP-dependent aminotransferase family protein: MPVNSFENYPMSWTPDKKKLASPIYRSIASLLEYDIINGYLAPNIQLPPQRELADYLDVNLSTITRAFKICEVKGLIYAVTGRGTFVTPNVRNAIFLEDHAEKFHSIEMGIIQPLDECNTQVAEIIRQISGKDYLETLLDYRQPLGMPYHRSAARAWMQRFGMDVDVENIAITSGAQNALALTLMSLFHPGDKIAVDVYTYPNFIELANILNIQLVPVEGDTSGMLPENLDSVCTMNSVQGIYLVPSCNNPTAIMMGTNRRKDIAEIINKHKLILIEDDIYSFLAPPGELPVSHFVPDRCIYILSTSKSLSSGMRVAYIAYANQFIEKMTYGIFNVNIKTSALNSEVITELIHSNIADQIIRQKRTIARERNKLYQNYFRFYDSGENPLSFFRWLPLSRQYSLQEFEQSALKAGVHVYHSLRFLTRKQTESQFIRISLSSVHDTEELNQGLQRLQYFLLSREHTNHLIAPEITPS, from the coding sequence ATGCCTGTAAATTCTTTTGAAAATTATCCGATGAGCTGGACGCCAGACAAAAAAAAGTTGGCCTCACCGATTTACCGCTCAATTGCCAGTCTACTTGAATATGATATTATCAACGGTTATCTGGCCCCTAATATACAGCTTCCACCTCAGCGTGAACTGGCAGATTATCTGGATGTTAATTTGAGTACAATCACACGTGCTTTTAAAATATGCGAGGTTAAAGGACTAATATACGCAGTTACAGGTAGGGGCACTTTTGTCACTCCAAATGTGAGAAATGCCATATTTCTTGAGGATCACGCGGAGAAATTTCACAGTATTGAAATGGGAATTATACAACCTCTAGATGAATGCAATACACAGGTTGCAGAAATCATTCGGCAGATTTCCGGTAAAGATTATTTAGAAACCCTGCTGGATTACCGGCAACCGCTCGGCATGCCATATCATAGATCAGCAGCTAGAGCATGGATGCAGCGGTTTGGAATGGACGTTGATGTGGAAAATATTGCGATCACTTCCGGGGCACAAAATGCGCTTGCTCTGACGCTAATGTCTCTTTTTCATCCTGGTGATAAAATCGCTGTGGACGTATATACGTATCCTAATTTCATTGAACTGGCGAATATATTGAATATTCAGTTAGTTCCTGTAGAAGGAGACACATCGGGCATGTTGCCGGAGAACCTTGATTCGGTATGCACAATGAACAGCGTACAAGGAATTTACCTTGTTCCGTCCTGCAATAATCCGACTGCAATTATGATGGGGACGAATCGGCGAAAAGACATCGCTGAAATCATTAACAAGCACAAATTAATCTTAATTGAAGATGACATCTATTCTTTTCTGGCACCACCAGGAGAACTGCCGGTCTCCCATTTTGTGCCAGATCGCTGTATATATATATTGAGCACATCCAAATCACTCAGTTCCGGAATGAGAGTAGCATATATTGCCTATGCAAACCAATTTATTGAAAAAATGACCTATGGGATTTTCAATGTCAATATTAAAACTTCAGCCTTGAATTCGGAAGTGATTACAGAACTGATCCATTCCAACATTGCGGATCAGATCATCCGACAGAAAAGAACGATTGCTCGGGAGCGTAATAAGCTGTACCAGAATTATTTTCGGTTCTATGACTCAGGTGAAAATCCCCTTAGTTTTTTTCGCTGGCTTCCGTTATCCAGGCAGTATAGTTTACAGGAGTTTGAACAGAGTGCTTTAAAGGCTGGAGTCCACGTGTACCACTCTCTCCGTTTTCTAACACGTAAACAAACAGAATCTCAATTCATTCGTATTTCACTGTCTTCAGTGCACGATACCGAGGAATTGAATCAGGGACTCCAGCGTCTTCAATATTTTTTGCTGAGTAGAGAACATACTAACCATCTAATAGCTCCAGAGATAACTCCAAGCTGA
- a CDS encoding EamA family transporter, translating into MINNQPNRKTGLLLVMTGAICWGVGGTVSQKLFQQYGVSVSWLVTTRLLIAGILLLTVQYFAKDRSQILRVWRHKKTAAQLVIFGLLGMLAVQYTYMASIQQGNSAVATLLQYLAPVMIIFYLILRKQAMLKRQDVLIVSLALVGCFLLLTNGSFSHLSVPVAAIVWGVLSGAALAFYTLYAVPLLEKFDSLVVVGWAMVIGGVALSFIHPPWKIDINVLTAEGYLYLAFVVVFGTMIAFWFYIESLQSLSPKETSLLGSLEPLAAVLTTVVWLKEPFEGFQWLGAACIIGMIVFIATTNSTDSG; encoded by the coding sequence ATGATAAACAACCAACCTAATAGAAAAACCGGACTACTGCTGGTGATGACGGGAGCCATCTGTTGGGGCGTTGGCGGTACCGTATCACAAAAACTCTTTCAACAATATGGCGTAAGTGTGAGTTGGCTCGTTACGACCCGTCTGCTCATTGCCGGTATCTTACTGTTAACAGTTCAATATTTTGCAAAGGACCGCTCCCAAATCCTGCGTGTTTGGAGACATAAAAAGACAGCCGCACAGCTGGTTATCTTCGGGTTATTGGGTATGCTTGCCGTACAATACACGTACATGGCTTCCATTCAACAAGGCAATTCGGCTGTTGCAACGCTATTGCAATATTTGGCACCTGTTATGATTATTTTCTATTTGATTCTACGCAAACAAGCTATGCTAAAGCGTCAAGATGTATTGATTGTTTCGCTTGCATTGGTCGGTTGCTTTCTCCTGCTAACCAATGGCTCTTTTTCTCATTTATCTGTTCCAGTCGCTGCCATCGTATGGGGTGTTTTGTCAGGTGCGGCTTTAGCATTCTACACGTTATATGCCGTTCCACTGCTAGAGAAATTTGATTCGCTTGTCGTAGTAGGTTGGGCAATGGTCATTGGCGGTGTTGCCTTAAGCTTTATCCATCCGCCGTGGAAAATTGATATTAATGTGCTTACAGCTGAAGGCTATCTATATTTAGCATTCGTTGTGGTATTTGGCACCATGATCGCATTTTGGTTTTATATCGAAAGCTTGCAAAGTCTCTCGCCGAAAGAAACAAGCCTCTTGGGCAGTCTTGAGCCACTGGCAGCCGTTCTGACAACGGTAGTTTGGTTAAAGGAACCTTTTGAAGGGTTTCAGTGGTTGGGTGCAGCTTGTATCATCGGGATGATAGTCTTTATAGCTACAACAAATTCTACAGATTCGGGATAA